The genomic DNA CAGACCATCGAATCGGTTTCGGGCTTCACTACTGGGACATCGACCCAGGCAAAGCGACGACAATCTTGCAGGTTTGAAGGCCACTTGATCTGCTGCGATGGGCGATGATTGCTAATCGTTCGAAACAGATCTTTTATGCAGCACAGATGATCTATGTTTTGGTGATGTTTGTCTACCCTTCCTTCCAACTAACCAAATCCCCTCCCCTGGGAAACTTTACTGAAAGGAGATCTAGTACTGGCGCGAAGGCTGCCCTCTGCGCCTTCTATGCCCGGGTTTTCTCCCACCAGCGGTTCCGCCTCGCTACCAACATATTCCTCACATGCTTGGCGATCCAGACCCCTTTGTTTGTGTTTTTGGTCATGTTTCAGTGTATCCCAATCCAAGCAGTGTGGGACCGGTCGATCCACGGCCACTGCCTCAATATAACGGCCATTAGCTACGCGGGTGCGGCTGTCACCATCATCGAAGACCTCATACTCATCGCCATGCCGATTCCAGAGCTTATGAAGCTGCAGCTTgggttgaagaagaagctggcggTCGTCTTTCTGTTTGGGTTTGGGTCATTGTAAGTAATTAGACCCGACTCAACTCAACTTTATCATGAAGCATGGAACGGCTGACGCGAAATCGCAGCGCCATCATTGCAAGCATTATACGGCTGAAATACATGGTCATGTTTTCCCGTAGTTACGATCCCACCTGTGAGATCAATCCATGTGTCAGTCGATGTTGAAACGTACTCACACGAACCCGTTTAGATGACTTTTTCGAGGTCAACCTCTGGTCCGGTATTGAAGTCAACACAGCCATCATCTGCGGCAGTCTTCCTGCGCTATTTCCGCTACTTAAAAAGCTTCCGGGATTTTTCAAGGCGCTCAAAAACACTTTGGGGGACGCCTGGAGGAAGATTTGGAATATATCGACACCGTCAACCGGAGCAAAGCAGACGCGGGGTGCCGGTACTTCGTCGTCCGAAGCACCAAAAGAAGACAGCCATACAAGCACTATTGTCTCTATCGAGAGCCCTACTAAGACGGAAGCCTCTTTGGCATCAAGTAGAGAGTTGCAGAAATAGGGGGTCTAAGTGATTAGAATTCCTCCGAGAATCTGTAGTTGAACATGTCGAAGGGACAGGAATAAACATTATTTTTCTCGACGTCAAATTCGCTCAAAGAAGCTCGATGTTCGATGAACGCTGGCAAAAGAAAATCTTTTTGAAGGCatgaagaaaaaaataaaaaggcTTGATTCAAAGCACCCTCCCAGTTCTCAAATCGGGTTGGATATCCCAAAGGTCGATAGGACCAAGCCCCTCGCAAACAGAAGCCCGCGCCAAGAAGGGAAAACGGGACTTGGAAATTCCCCAGAGGAGCACCCCATGAACAGTTTTACAACTACCATTCTTCATCCTCCGACTCCCAGTCATCTAAGAACACGGGATAGCCTCGGCCGCTCGATCCGGATCGCTGGATCATCATCTTGTTTATCATGTGCAGATAGCTTGTGTCGTTGTTGTCCTCTGCATTGTCCGCTGTCCAAACGTTGGCGAAATTTTCCCATGGCCTGTTGTTGTGCGCATAACGCGGGTGCTCAGAGAAGTAGCTAAGCTGCTCGGCGCGGACCAGCTCGAGATCGGGGCAGTTGGTCCGTAGGTGGTTGAACACCACTTCCCAGTTCCCGCCGTCCGCGTAGATCTTGACATCGTCCAATACCACACGCCGAACGGCAGGTCTCGTCTTTGATCCTGAAGAGGTCGACAGAAGCCTGCGGATGGACGATGCACTTGCCCACATCCTTCTCATTAAGATGTTCTTTAAGCCTCTGGACCCTAATGGCGGGCTCCAGTCGAGTTGTTCTAGTTGAAGATAATGCGTTGCTTCGATGGCGAGCGATTCAAGGTTGCGGCACGACGCGACAAAACGCCATAATTCTGCCTGGTGTTCCCTGTTAGGATAGGCCACCTGTACGTTGCTGGGCGCGTAGCTAGATTCCAAGACGCTTGTCATATCGCCGTTGTCATTCCCATCCTCGCCCAAAGTATACGACAAGCTCCCGCTGGGCCCCGTTTCGTCTACGATGACCAGCTGCAGATGACACAGACGATCTCTGGCGTCCTGGGACAGCGCGCTACCCAGCTGACCGACATGCCACGTGCTAGGAAGCGAGAGACTGAGATCCACCAGGTGATGCAAGGCCGGGCTCCTGAGGCCGTACTGGATCGTGGCGACGACCTCTTCGACGCCTTGCATATCGTAGCACTGAGCCTGCAGTTCGTTTTCGCTTTCGGCGCCAGGGAATTCAACGCGAAGGCGCTCGACGTTTGTGAGCTTGTCGAAaagacggcggaggaggccAAGCTCTTCACCCTTGTCGTAGTGTAGCTCGAAGTCAGTCCGCGTTGAGCGCCTATCAACAGCCGTGATTTGGTCGACGTAAGAGTTTAAAAGTatgtcatcatcgtccaTGTCCTGGCCCTCGAACCTGGAAACACTGTCACACGTCAGTCAGTAAGTGAATTTCTGCAAGTCCGCTCGAAGATCTGTAAATGTGCAACTTACTCTTCGTTGTCATAAGAATAGATGCGTGAAAAGGTCCTCAAGTCCGCCATCTCGTCGAGACATAAATTTCTGATCAACTTCAATGAACCGCTGTCTTCCCCTTCGATGCAGCTTGCCGCGCGTTGGAAGGTACTGTTCTTGTCGAGATGGAGATTCCACCACTGGTGCTTCTGGAGCAGTCTGCAGACGGAAAAGTCCCACTGGCGCGAGACAAGACGACAACTCAATAGGCTTATGAAGGACTCGGCGTCGCACACGTCCTTCCGGTAGAATTTAGTTTCGTAGTAGTGTCTCCCGTCCCAGACCCCGACAGTATGACGACCCGAAGTTGCCGTGAAGTCTTCCCACGAGTCTAGAGAACCGTCTTGCCACGAGTTTGGAGAACCATCATATTGCATCCTCCCAAAATGTCGGTCTACGATATACGCACAGAGGATCTTGGGCAGTTACTGTTAGTGTGATGGCAGCGGGGGGTAAGAGTAGACGTAGGGTCGTGCGATTGTGCTGACATACCAGATCGACGATTTCTGATGGAAAAGCCATGATTTCCTGTGACACCGAACACGTTGTCGACAAGaaagacgatggcgacggtcGTTGGGTTTTGTGATGCAGTTGGCAGGTTTTCCCCCCTAACATCTCATCCTGCAGGCAGCAGCGATAGGGTGATCTGTAAGTCCTGGTGAGATTAGTCAGGTGAGATAGCACTCAGGGTTAGTATGGAGACTAGCCTTTCGAGCAACGGACCACCATGTTGAAATTTCCAACATATCTCCGGCTCAGGTCTTGGGTTTGGATTAACAGACTTGTTATATTCGTCTACAAATTTTTATCTCAACTCGCTCTGTCCAAGCACATTTCCACGAGCCCTAGGAGATGTGCCGCAAAACCTCTAAAGTGTCTGTGTCGCTGGCCACTATCCCGACATCTTCGAACTGCCGGTTTCTTGTTCTGTCAAGGTTCACCATTTCAGCCTTGCTCTTGATTTCTTTTCGTGTTTCCTCCTGTCAGCTCTGTACTTCTGAAAAAGTTTCGATCGGCTGAGATTAATATCACCACGCCCATGTTGACTATGCCGCCATAAGAGTTGGTCTACAGCCGCCATTGAGTTTGCCAAATCGAGAACACGAGACTCCTGTGTTGTCGGAAAGATACTACGCTACGAGTTTCATCTAGTTCAGTTTCTGACACATGCTAAATGGATCAATCTTTTATTCAACTAACTAAACGAGTGTGTCGGGGACACGATTCCCATATAAATGCAAACTATGAAACAAGAGCAAACAGCAGTCTTGGAGCGAATGGCAGGCAAGAAGATGGCGTCAACGGAAGAACCTCCTTGTGCCACAGAACTCGATCAATGCGTCTCAGAATCCTTGTCGCCAGATGGCTCGAATTCCTCATAGTCCACTTGATGCGAGGGCAGCTTGTTGACGTCAGGGTCACACGTGACGGTGATACCCAAGCCACCTCCCTGCTTGTTCAACAGTGCCGGCGGGATCAACATCTGCAGAGTGTTCTCATCCCCTTGCATGCGTGCCATGCGGAAGGCCTTTTCGGGATTGATTCCATCGTCCACCTCTTTGATGTAAGCCTTGAGGGTATCTTCGTCTGCGAACCAGAGCTTTTCGAAGTCATAGTAGGAATTGGGAATCCAGACCGCGGCGGTATTATGTACTTGCTCAGATTCGGCCATGATGACACACCACCTGGTGGAAGAGGTTAATTTCACATCACTTGGACGTTGCCAGCTTTGCGAAGTTGAGTATACGAACCAATCATCAGCTTTGCCCATCAGCCATTCGCCAGGGCTTGGAGAAGTGTAAACACCTGCGCCTATCTGTTTATCACCGGTCGATTTGCTCGGATTGTAGTTGAGTGTATTCCCGTTCTTCTTGTAATCGGCAGCTTGTTCCTGTGCAGCAACGAGACATCGTGTTAGACATGCTTTTAACCCCGAATATGGGAGCACCGTCACACCTTGCTGACTCTCCTGTAGCCAATGATGATCTTTTGGTCGCGTTCCGACAATGAGATCGGGCTGGCAACAACGAAACTAGCGAAGATGGCCAACAGGGCAGCGGGGGTGAACAGCATGGTTGATGTTGGGACTTATGATTTGCGTGCAAGGTCGTGCAAACTAGTGTAGAGGATAAGATGTCTTAGTGTTGTGAAGTTGGTGATGATTTTGAATCGTTCATCATTAGTCTATGAGGGAGTGAACGTTCTCCTTTATGTTCACTCGGAAAGTCCTTGTCCAAGTATTCTGTTCAGACCCTTCGTCGCCTCATTGGGCAGAACCTACTTCTGGTAACTCTTACTAACATCTAAAGCGTCTCCATAGTCCCAAGAGACGAGTAAGCACGGCGAATTCTCACAAGTTCAGTCATAAACTGAGATATGAACATGACCATGCGAACGGTGACTTTTTCCAGACAGCGAGAGTCTCTACGGCCTGAAACTGAGAGAACTCCGGACCAGATCATCATTGCTATTGGTTAATAACATGCTTTAGGTATCCGAAGATGACAACATGCGTCTGGTGGTGTGGCGGAGCAACAATGCCAGGGTTCTTGGCCTTTTGGCAGCGCAAGTTAGTCGTCGTAACGGCGAGATATGCTTCTGCTTGAtaggcaaaaaaaaaaaaaaaaaacccctaAAGAAAATCCACAGGCGCATTTTGCTGCAGTATATCCCCCTGTAAGTGTGAAGACAGTTCAACGCAGCAATGTATCCCACGGCGACAAGGCGAGTTGTCACACCGTCTCCACGAATCCACCGTTGGGGGCGGCTGCATGAGGCGAGAGAATACGACGACTAAAAATAACGTGCAGGCACCGGGCACGGTTACCTGAGGATCAAACGAATACGTCACATACTCCAGGCACCCAATCATACATATAAGGTGCAgcatgccccccccccccccccccccatcacCCATCAAGTTGTTGGACAAGCAACAATTCGACATCGAACGTGGCTCGCAACACGTGTTGTCCTGCCTCTTTGCTTTCACCAACGATTTGGCAGAAGAGACAATTATCACTCCAGTTTCGTGTCCTCGTTTTTGAAAGGTGAGAAAACAACGAATATCCGGGGTTTGAACTTGGCCCTCAACTGCGGCCTCGACAACATGGCCACCAATGGCAACAAAGGCAAGACGCTTTTATCCCTCCTGTGTGGCGATGAGTGGGCCTGGGATCAGGGTCGGGTGTACAGTCTGAAGTTCCATGAGAATGGTACCGGCGAGGTGAGACTGGAGTGTTCTATCATCTGCTCATCCTACCGATGAGCATGTTGTTCCGCGAAATATCGCCTAACTACCTGTCAGATTACGGCCTGTCAGGAGATGGTCATCTTCATTGCTGCAGAATTCGACTGGAAGCCGTCGGGTACCACGCCTTCCTTGGCACAGCCCTTTGAACCCGACCACGACAACGGAACCGAGTTCGATGTTCAGATAACGTTGACGAAACGTCGGATGGCCAAAATACCCGATCGGTATAAAATTAACGAGGAAAACCTGGAAGAGAGTGCTTTTCAGCCAAAGAAATACAGGCTGCGGTTGGAGCAGGGTATGTTCATGCCAAAGGAACCGCCCGCGTGGCACCGGCTTCGTCTGGCGTTTAACCCGTCCCCATACCCCACCTTGGACCACTGGAAATGTAAGCAGGCCGCTGAGGCCATTCGATTCTGGGAAATGGACACGTTCCATAGCCAAAAGGTGCCTTCGAGAGATGAGAGCGACGGCGCCACGGCGACGAAGGGAAGTGGAGATGGTCCCAGCCCCTGCAAATTCATGTAACAATCCGGGCAGCTACTTATGCGCAGCCTCGGTAATTCAAAGAATGAGAAGCGATGATTTTCCTTGCTCTAGTAAAAACCCATACTTACCATGTGACGAAACATCAAGCGTGCTCATTGCGCCGAAAGGCGATATCCTCAACACACAGGGTTCTTTCTGCGTCGAAGACCTATGTTAAATCTTTTTCCCCCTTGAGATTAGATCTATTGTTGGAATGCCGGCCGGAGTATCGATGGGAAAGTGAAGATGATGGTCTCTATGGACCAATCCGATCATACGGATTCATCTCCGATAGGTGGGTCCGTCTGGTCAGCCATATCACGGCCTTCGTTGATTGCTGCCCTTCACGTTAGAGCCTCTCTTCTGCAACTCACCAACAATACGAATAACCTCACTTTATTGAGCCGTTCGTTTCACTTGAGTGACCTTGTGATACCAACATATGCAGATCAACTGATTCAGATCAGTGATGGTCCGTTTCAGATCCACTTCCTTCGCATTGACACCACGCACCAAACCGAAGAGGCTTGTACGTAACCCTCTTATTCCAGCGCTCACGTCAGATGTGTACAGGCCTTTATTGATCTGAGGGGTCTAGTTCTGATTCCAATAGGGGATCATTGGCCCCTTTTCGACACCTGCTTACCCTGCTCACCCTGTTCACCCGCAGCTCACTTGCAGTTCACCTCAGGCAACATTCTACCAGGTTTAAAGCAGCCACTTCAGGGTAGGCAATTGGGTGAGACAATCGCACTTGAGCAATAGAGTCAAGCGCCACACCAACAGACGCATGTTATCATCTTCACGATTGCGACGTTAATCTGGTAGTCTCTTTAATGCAAACGAGGTTATCAGCGGCTGGAGCCAAGGGTTGAAGGGCAATACTGCCTCTCTGTTTCTGCCTGGTGTCCCACATAGTTTTCTTACTGGCATTCTTTCCGGCGTCCTCTCTAGTGTCCTCTTTGTTGACACTTTGCCAGCATTTCTGTTATTCGAGAAGGAATCGGTCTGATCTATTACTGTGAGTTCCGCTGCTGTCCGAAGGATCGAAAAGAGGATAGCCTGCGGGCCACTCTCTATCCCTAGGCTACCTGGCTAACTACACAGAGTTGCAACACTCATCCACTCAGATCCAGTTCCGAACCTTCCATTTACAGAGTCTGCTAGCACACCAATGGGCAACACACCATCAGTCATCCCCATGAACACTCCAGAGCGCGTCTCTACAGGAAGGAGCCGTTGGCCTGAAGCCAGGCGGTGAGGTCCGAATTAACAAACGGAGTGACCCGCATTGTTTGAGCAGCATGCTGCTCGAGGAAGTCCTTTCCGCGCCGATAGTGGAAGACGAATTGAACGGACGGGTTTAGGCGATCGGCCTTCAAGATGTAGTTCTCAGTGATCTCATTGAAAGATTGAATTCGATGGTAAGCTTCATCGGGACGCTTAGCAATCGTGCCAATGACAACTGTGGCCTGGGAAACCATGGCCAGGCGCGAGGGCAACAGCTGGCGCCTACGGCTCAGCCACACCGTCTCCTTCCACTCCTCGCTGGGCCAGTAAATACGGACGAGTTCCGTGGACTGCATCTGCTCAAGCGCGGCGTTGGGAATAGCCAGGGAGACAATACACACCGCACTGACACTATTGCGCCTCTTGGCATACGCAGCGTAGTACTCAGCGACTTTGTAGTCGGGGCTGAAGTAGTAGCGAGACTGATTCCCACTGAAGTCGCCGGGGGGGCTGCTTTGGAGAACAGTGATGTCTTGAAGATTGCCGCTTTCGCTGAAGAGACCGTGAATGCGGGCGTTGTCGATGCCCTTGAAGAGCATAGTGCATCCCGGGGCGTTGGCAGCAGCAAGTGCAGAAGCAGTGCCCATGGTCCGCAACTGAACGCCAGGAGCGCCGAGCCGCTGAATGCTCGAAGAAGTTCTGTTGCGGCGGTGGCCGCGAGCAGATGAATCATCTCTCTCAGCGGCCGATCCAGATCTCGAGTGAGAAGGTCCAGCTCCGGAAGAGCCATGTTGAGTGGACCGCTGGCGCAAACTGGCCTCTCTCAGGCGGGATGCTCTCTGGATGTCCTGTAATCCAGCAAAGCGCATCTCGACGGTATCCTTCGTCCAGTAGTGACAGGATTCAGATGTGCGAAGATACTTGAAGTTCGGATCCATAATGGCAGCCTGGAACTCGTCGGACATGCCATAGGAATTGAGGCAGGAGCGCCACTCCGAATTCGTGTCGCTCCAGGTATTAACCTGCTGATCAAGTCGGTTCAAGATGAAGCTGATGAAATCAACTTGAAGGTCGTCAATGTCATGTTGAGGCATACCAGCCATGTACATGGACCATTCATTCCAGAGGAAAGCAGCTCTGTGGTCGGAGAATCCAACATGAACGAGAGCTTCCCGTGAGATGAGAAACTCTGGGATCTCCTGAAAGGCGTGGCTTCCAGCAGGAGATTGCATAGGAACATCAAGAGGGATGTTGTAATGTTCCTCATCACTAGAGCGGTTCAAGCGACGCTTGTGCAAGCGCCGactgccaccaccactgcTGCCACCAGGGCTTGGCGGGCTAAGAAGACCAGTGTTCTGAAGGTCCTGTGCGTCCAATGGAGACATAATGGGTTCGAAAGAGCTTGACATTATGTCCTGAAGAAGACTTTCAACAGATCTGTGTCGAAGAAGGGTTATCCAAAGAAAGGGTCAGAACTTGGAAGTGACGATTCTGACTATTTGAAATTGCGCTGGATGAATGGTTTAAATTACAAGAAGACGGAGAACGGTAGACCTGAGTTTATGTAGGCAACGATCAGGGACTGGCACTTATGGGATATCAAGTTTCTTGATT from Colletotrichum higginsianum IMI 349063 chromosome 3, whole genome shotgun sequence includes the following:
- a CDS encoding Integral membrane protein; the encoded protein is MIYVLVMFVYPSFQLTKSPPLGNFTERRSSTGAKAALCAFYARVFSHQRFRLATNIFLTCLAIQTPLFVFLVMFQCIPIQAVWDRSIHGHCLNITAISYAGAAVTIIEDLILIAMPIPELMKLQLGLKKKLAVVFLFGFGSFAIIASIIRLKYMVMFSRSYDPTYDFFEVNLWSGIEVNTAIICGSLPALFPLLKKLPGFFKALKNTLGDAWRKIWNISTPSTGAKQTRGAGTSSSEAPKEDSHTSTIVSIESPTKTEASLASSRELQK